A single genomic interval of Carassius gibelio isolate Cgi1373 ecotype wild population from Czech Republic chromosome A22, carGib1.2-hapl.c, whole genome shotgun sequence harbors:
- the LOC127942872 gene encoding SLAM family member 9, with translation MFHIFLLHFCWWHLIGVFGAETNGIQSVTVTEGDSVLLHNDFTEICENDHLLWRIRNETLIAKINKQKQFLATSDVLDGRFRDRLKLDDQTGSLTITNISTEHSGDYELEISGKKASSKTFSVSVYAPLPVPVISSNSSQCSSSSSSSEQNCSLVCSVVNVGHVTLSWYKGNSLLSSISVSDLSISLSLPLEVEYQDKNSYSCVLNNPISNQTQHLDITRLCHTCEVLISAAGSLLIVASVVIFCICRKPRETDREVETCEEMITYAEPTFYKRKAQSRTEEETHVAYASVAIRR, from the exons atgtttcatatatttttgcttCATTTTTGCTGGTGGCACCTGATcg gtgtgtttggtgctgAAACTAATGGAATACAGTCAGTGACAGTgacggagggagattctgtcCTACTACACAATGACTTTACTGAAATCTGTGAAAACGACCACTTACTGTGGAGAATTAGAAATGAAACTCTCATTGCTAAAATTAACAAACAGAAGCAATTCCTTGCAACATCTGATGTtcttgacgggagattcagagacagactgaagctggacgatcaaactggatctctgaccatcacaaacatctcaACTGAACACTCTGGAGATTATGAACTAGAGATAAGTGGAAAAAAAGCATcatcaaaaacattcagtgtttccGTCTATG CTcctctgcctgttcctgtcatcagcagtaactcttcacaatgttcttcatcatcctcttcctcagagcagaattgttcattggtgtgttcagtggtgaatgtgggtcatgtgactctctcctggtacaaaggaaacagtttattgtccagcatcagtgtgtctgatctcagcatcagtctctctctacctctggaggtggaatatcaggataaaaacagctacagctgtgtgctcaacaatcccatcagcaaccagactcaacatctggacatcactaGACTCTGTCACACATGTGAAG TGCTGATCTCAGctgctggatctctgttgattGTAGCTTCAGTCGTGATCTTCTGCATCTGCAGGAAACCTAGAGAAACTGACAGAGAAG TTGAGACTTGTGAAGAAATGATCACTTATGCTGAGCCAACTTTCTACAAAAGAAAAGCACAATCG agaacTGAAGAGGAGACTCATGTAGCGTATGCATCTGTCGCCATAAGAAGATGA